A section of the Castanea sativa cultivar Marrone di Chiusa Pesio chromosome 12, ASM4071231v1 genome encodes:
- the LOC142618300 gene encoding uncharacterized protein LOC142618300, whose protein sequence is MACWSAENATKAYLDTLKMGQRAKEPNVAEFISALAAGNNAQLMVVACAGAGDSNTQALVAAAHQTGGRVVCILGGIEEVQLSKEVLGLDACHVEFVIGEAQKLVQTQYREADFVLIDCNLENHEGIFKAVQKVRRQSGVVIVGYNAFCKGSWWSGGSRTQLLPIGEGLLVTKIASRCEIGKSQWVVKVDKFTGEEHVFRIRFPQGKQIEA, encoded by the exons ATGGCTTGCTGGTCTGCTGAGAATGCCACAAAAGCCTACCTCGATACTTTGAAAATG GGACAAAGAGCTAAAGAGCCAAATGTAGCTGAGTTTATTTCAGCACTAGCAGCAGGCAACAATGCACAATTGATGGTTGTGGCATGTGCTGGTGCTGGTGACTCCAACACCCAAGCATTGGTGGCTGCCGCTCACCAAACCGGTGGCCGCGTAGTTTGCATCCTTGGTGGGATTGAAGAAGTGCAGCTATCAAAGGAAGTCCTAGGCCTTGATGCATGTCATGTTGAATTTGTTATAGGTGAAGCTCAAAAGCTAGTACAAACCCAATATAGGGAAGCAGATTTTGTGCTTATTGATTGTAATCTTGAGAACCATGAAGGAATTTTTAAAGCTGTGCAAAAGGTAAGGAGGCAAAGTGGTGTGGTTATTGTGGGGTATAATGCATTTTGTAAAGGATCTTGGTGGTCTGGTGGATCAAGAACTCAATTGTTACCTATAGGAGAAGGGTTGCTAGTGACTAAAATTGCCAGCAGATGTGAAATTGGGAAGAGTCAGTGGGTTGTTAAGGTAGATAAATTCACAGGTGAAGAGCATGTATTCAGAATCAGATTCCCACAAGGGAAACAGATTGAAGCTTAA
- the LOC142619956 gene encoding uncharacterized protein LOC142619956, translating to MYPYDSCFPPSEIPELFSHRGVGPSLTVDLPLNLLNDASWMGFAVCASFSLQDCHSLSKLEPEVPHHLICLFETDTGSLNPLHVYRTTKEELKLLHLRGFIWLSYIPYQWLSVTMKQCNRIKISIASDFPGWTVQKCAIRLVHCYPQDESEMWQIRFHCMTSFLDNWDICREEVEQESISGSSAENEASMTDFTTLNKKHLKSLLLRYYELQRNFNHEYIFPQGEIPMWFSHRSIGPSVEIPLPPNLYNDEKWMGIAVCAVFPIPPNSRGNMDPKIFILHLDSNEGYEKPTIVFQLVQDIFVESNRLLVFYLPPMMFPVKLNNWNHICAAFECDIPSVEAKMCGIHLLYKQDLEAFVQTMIECLLASSEIYHDVYYKELVEQVNKWRKAESSEHNPWEEEIIITYGYYSHILQRVECVAEKDCTSPETLSNQAMPESTSGNAIRIISPAERIICKSDSGFPLKGDLKYLLQKEFKGFDPYSICNTCLPQTEIPEWFSHWSRGSSETIQLPPNLYDDSNWMGLALCAAFSVQEHPTLSLANLDANVSHHLICQLDTDKGRLEPLHLHRVAQEKFTWFYLRRGFIWLSHIPRRSLTDFLNQCNQLQASVESDCPMLTVQGCGLRLLYHQDLEEFEQTLVNCFASPFDNMDLIRQLIADETRNEGIGSSKSFEGQHSKSDRDFDRCRLYNSCFPPCEILEWFSHHDNGPSVTFQLPPSFYNDQDWTGLALCASFKVDEHPTAIPDNLDLETSSYLTCHLETDIANVDPPHSYHLTKKDVMLLHLGGLLWLSYIPRESLQNWFNQCTSIEASFASDFPRMTVQKCGLHFVYQQDEVEFEHTIRQCKELFDKQNHDYEKIPSRPGSSSGDIGHERLRDPNDRMIKDKGKQIVE from the exons ATGTATCCATATGATAGTTGTTTCCCTCCAAGTGAAATTCCAGAGTTGTTTAGCCATCGTGGTGTTGGGCCCTCGCTGACAGTCGACCTGCCCTTGAATTTGCTTAATGATGCTAGTTGGATGGGATTTGCAGTCTGTGCTTCGTTTTCTTTGCAAGACTGTCATTCTCTTAGCAAATTGGAACCAGAAGTTCCACACCACCTTATTTGTCTATTTGAAACAGATACTGGTAGTCTGAATCCTCTCCATGTATATCGAACCACTAAAGAAGAACTCAAGTTGTTACATCTACGTGGATTCATTTGGCTATCCTATATACCATATCAGTGGCTTTCAGTTACAATGAAGCAGTGTAATCGCATAAAGATTTCAATTGCAAGCGATTTTCCAGGATGGACAGTACAAAAGTGTGCAATTCGTCTAGTGCACTGCTACCCGCAAGATGAATCAGAGATGTGGCAGATAAGATTCCATTGCATGACCTCGTTTCTGGACAATTGGGATATCTGCCGTGAAGAAGTGGAACAAGAAAGCATTTCAGGTTCCTCGGCTGAGAATGAAGCCTCTATGACTGACTTTACAACTCTGAATAAAAAACACCTTAAGTCATTGCTTTTAAGATACTAtgag CTACAACGAAACTTCAATCATGAATATATTTTTCCTCAAGGTGAAATTCCAATGTGGTTCAGCCATCGAAGTATTGGACCCTCGGTCGAAATACCACTGCCACCGAATTTGTATAATGATGAGAAATGGATGGGAATTGCTGTATGCGCTGTCTTTCCTATTCCCCCTAATTCCCGTGGCAATATGGATCCAAAAATCTTTATTCTTCATTTGGATAGCAATGAAGGATATGAGAAACCTACCATAGTCTTTCAGCTTGTTCAAGACATATTTGTGGAGTCAAATCGACTTTTGGTGTTCTACTTACCACCTATGATGTTTCCTGTTAAGCTGAATAATTGGAATCATATCTGTGCTGCATTTGAATGCGACATACCAAGCGTGGAGGCTAAAATGTGTGGTATCCATTTGCTATACAAGCAAGATTTGGAAGCGTTTGTCCAAACAATGATTGAGTGCTTATTAGCAAGTTCAGAAATTTACCATGACGTCTATTACAAAGAACTGGTAGAGCAAGTGAATAAGTGGCGAAAGGCTGAATCAAGTGAACACAATCCATGGgaagaagaaataataattaCTTATGGTTATTATTCTCATATATTGCAAAG AGTTGAATGCGTAGCAGAAAAAGATTGTACTTCACCAGAAACATTATCAAATCAAGCCATGCCAGAGAGCACTTCAGGCAATGCTATTCGTATAATTTCGCCAGCTGAAAGAATAATCTGCAAAAGTGACTCAGGTTTCCCGTTGAAAGGGGATCTTAAATATTTGCTCCAAAAAGAATTTAAG GGCTTTGATCCATACTCTATATGTAATACTTGTTTACCCCAAACTGAAATTCCGGAGTGGTTCAGCCATTGGAGCAGAGGGTCTTCAGAGACAATTCAGCTACCTCCAAATTTATATGATGACAGTAATTGGATGGGACTTGCTCTTTGTGCTGCTTTTTCTGTCCAGGAGCATCCGACTCTCTCACTTGCTAATCTTGATGCCAACGTTTCTCACCACCTTATTTGTCAGTTGGATACCGATAAAGGTAGACTGGAACCTCTCCATCTCCATCGTGTTGCTCAAGAAAAATTCACATGGTTCTATCTACGACGTGGATTCATCTGGCTGTCCCATATACCGCGCCGGTCATTGACAGATTTTTTGAACCAATGCAATCAGCTTCAGGCTTCAGTTGAAAGTGACTGCCCTATGTTGACAGTGCAGGGTTGTGGGCTCCGTCTTTTATACCATCAAGATTTGGAAGAGTTTgagcaaacacttgtaaattgCTTTGCCTCTCCTTTTGACAATATGGATCTTATCCGTCAGTTGATAGCAGATGAAACTAGAAATGAAGGCATTGGAAGTAGCAAGTCTTTTGAAGGCCAACACAGCAAAAGTGACCGG GACTTTGATCGATGCCGCCTATATAATTCATGTTTCCCTCCATGTGAAATTCTGGAGTGGTTCAGCCATCACGACAATGGCCCCTCAGTGACATTCCAACTACCTCCAAGCTTTTATAATGATCAAGATTGGACAGGACTTGCTCTATGTGCCTCTTTCAAAGTTGATGAGCATCCAACCGCCATCCCAGACAATTTGGATTTAGAAACTTCTTCTTATCTCACTTGTCATTTAGAAACTGATATTGCTAATGTGGATCCTCCCCATTCCTACCACCTCACTAAAAAAGATGTCATGTTGTTACATCTAGGTGGACTCCTATGGCTGTCCTACATaccacgtgagtcacttcaaaaTTGGTTTAATCAATGCACTAGTATTGAGGCTTCATTTGCTAGTGATTTCCCACGAATGACAGTGCAGAAGTGTGGACTCCATTTTGTTTACCAGCAGGATGAGGTAGAGTTTGAGCACACAATAAGGCAGTGCAAGGAGTTATTTGATAAGCAAAACCATGATTATGAGAAAATACCCAGTAGACCCGGTAGCTCTAGTGGAGACATTGGCCATGAAAGACTGAGAGACCCCAATGATCGCATGATTAAAGACAAGGGCAAACAAATTGTAGAATAA
- the LOC142620274 gene encoding TMV resistance protein N-like: protein MGKTTEIKPPGHESIVIEEIIARILRELNRKFLTASNDLFGIESRVEELLEKYLHMGLDDVRFVGICGMGGIGKTTIAQVIHKKISYQFEASCFIANVREETKNQRLVSLQEKLLSKILMGSEIKLGGIHEGIDIMGKRLLNKKVLIVLDDVDSEEQLEALAGKLEWFGQGSRIIITSRDRHLLKRHIVDDNIYMAKLLNDEEALQLFSWKAFKKYSPEKNYVGLSKYFVDYAMGLPLALKVLGSSLYSKGEKAWESVRDQLKAHHNSNIQNVLKISYDRLQEPEKKLFLDIACFFKGEDRDRIRDILQSLDCFPNVNIDVLINKSHTNIVGGKWSKHDSLQEKGKEIVCQESLKEPGGPSRLSFNEDVLHVLKNNTGTEAVQRIFLNTHVQKEEHLNAESFTGMKRMRLPEIRNVQLPQDLNYLPNRLSVTKCHGYPLKSMPTSFQPTKVVELRMRCSCMEQLWKAIKRSNDLKLIDLSASENLTETPDFSWVPNLERLLLQGCTRLLKIHPSIAALEKLILLNLQDCKSLNSLPSKINLKFLETLNLSGCSRLKKFPEIGENMTCLSKLFLDETAIIELPPSFENLSGIILLSLRDCKNISILPNVICRLSSLKTLILSGCSRLNKMPENLSGMKCLEELDASETAIREFPSSILHMTKLRKLSFHGCKDLPPQSWDLLFCCPLLPKESSGPVSLLLPDSFSGLSSLVSLNLSDCNLLDGAIPNDLSSLSSLQSLNLSGNKFISLPDSICQLSMLRDLTLRNCSRLQALPNLPLSILHVWVENCTSLETYSNQIHARTTSETLAIINCSGSVTLEEGKIRKICVSNAQTNLFVQNLKAQIYQDNIICGSSMGTEIPMWFKEQSTSPFVIIEIQPDLDYGSKWMGYALFIVYEVHENENMNVGIFNYSESTLDLTKDIHQFACHFETNEGSLKTPKVLIGPKVPFVGPIAIWGYIPHAQFSELSNDLDKWTYIEVKIASIPGVVVKKCGARLLYQQDASEFVDTIGQYSLGDLYDDHSDYHELADFMTRLPAGSNGEAEAECTSSSTSLSSPIAMEDQLERDFYPLLLKCFQVTHAQNKMYKYIFPIRASPSWFIAHGLGNSISMSLPPNLNDDKRWIGFALYASFAVHNEHQTVSRDSKVSRSFFCLLCTEDGCLQSFIVLPLTRDIFVESHRLLVLHIPRVFFTHKLNQRKSIRALFGGFNNSDLNIINSDVEVEVCGMRMVFEQDLEGLVQRIFDCISSSPDIYHQGYRQGLEDQEKCLSSYVHAQEESTGTLYGNMPHDFDCSSSSQRMSQSMRKQHVGQQYFDSLETYLGEPMARSDLRDSNFNIMQEGFDQTRVLSKCFPWHEIPHGFCCHNGSSMRTKVPQNLYNNPDWIGVALCATFTFLKHPTLIHDNLRSEISHGLTCLIGSDVGWTLRLRSNFTESEFNESIWLNQRVFIWVLYISHVSILDKLKKFGRLNTLFESESPYLMVEKCGHSIVCQQNVEAFEQMIIQGSFTPPDISQLTHHVVQDNNENNKEASTSGTRYSSETHHVVQDDNGNNNKEASTSGTSYSSERLKAPFYQGESSSTSNQPHVNEHISKCFKT, encoded by the exons accaccgaaaTAAAACCccccgg GCATGAATCAATAGTTATCGAAGAAATCATTGCAAGGATTCTTCGTGAATTGAATCGTAAATTCTTAACTGCGTCCAATGACCTTTTTGGTATAGAGTCTCGTGTGGAggaattgttggaaaaatatttgCATATGGGGTTGGATGATGTTCGCTTTGTGGGGATATGCGGTATGGGAGGAATTGGTAAAACAACTATTGCACAAgtcatccataaaaaaatttcttatcaaTTTGAAGCTAGCTGCTTTATTGCGAATGTTAGAGAAGAAACTAAAAATCAAAGACTAGTTTCTTTACaagaaaaacttctttctaaaATCCTTATGGGAAGTGAAATAAAATTAGGGGGTATTCATGAGGGAATCGATATTATGGGGAAAAGACTACTTAATAAAAAGGTTCTTATTGTTTTGGATGATGTGGATAGTGAAGAACAATTAGAAGCTTTAGCAGGGAAGCTTGAATGGTTTGGTCAAGGGAGTAGAATCATTATAACAAGTAGAGATAGACATTTGTTGAAAAGACATATAGTggatgataatatatatatggctaAGTTGTTGAATGATGAGGAAGCTTTGCAACTTTTTAGTTGGAAAGCTTTCAAGAAATATTCACCTGAGAAAAATTATGTGGGTTTGTCGAAATATTTTGTGGATTATGCTATGGGCCTTCCTTTGGCTCTTAAAGTTTTAGGTTCTTCATTGTATTCTAAAGGAGAGAAGGCATGGGAAAGTGTCCGAGATCAACTAAAAGCACATCATAACAGCAATATTCAAAATGTACTTAAAATAAGTTATGATAGGCTTCAAGAACCCGAAAAAAAGTTGTTCTTagatattgcatgttttttcAAAGGAGAGGATAGAGATCGCATAAGAGACATACTTCAAAGTTTGGATTGCTTCCCAAACGTCAATATTGATGTTCTCATTAACAAATCTCACACAAACATTGTAGGGGGAAAATGGTCTAAGCATGACTCGCTACAAGAAAAGGGTAAGGAAATAGTTTGTCAGGAATCCCTTAAAGAGCCAGGTGGACCCAGTAGGTTGTCGTTTAATGAGGATGttcttcatgtgttgaagaataATACT GGAACGGAGGCAGTTCAACGCATATTCCTAAACACACATGTTCAGAAAGAGGAGCACTTGAATGCCGAATCCTTCACGGGGATGAAAAGAATGAGATTGCCTGAAATTCGTAATGTACAACTTCCACAAGATCTCAATTATCTTCCTAATAGACTATCCGTCACGAAATGCCATGGATATCCTCTAAAATCCATGCCAACCAGTTTCCAACCAACCAAAGTTGTTGAGCTCAGAATGCGTTGCAGTTGCATGGAACAACTATGGAAAGCAATTAAg AGATCAAACGATTTAAAACTGATTGACTTGAGTGCCTCGGAAAACTTAACCGAAACCCCTGACTTCAGCTGGGTTCCAAATTTGGAGAGGCTGCTTCTTCAAGGTTGTACAAGGTTGCTTAAGATTCATCCATCCATTGCAGCTCTTGAAAAACTTATTCTGTTAAATTTACAAGATTGCAAATCTCTCAATAGCCTTCCAAGTAAGATCAACTTGAAATTTCTTGAAACTTTGAATCTTTCTGGCTGTTCAAGACTCAAGAAATTTCCAGAGATTGGGGAAAATATGACATGCTTATCAAAGCTTTTTTTGGATGAGACTGCCATAATAGAACTGCCACCATCATTTGAGAATTTGTCAGGCATTATCTTATTGAGTTTAAGAGATTGTAAAAACATTTCAATTCTTCCGAATGTCATATGTAGGTTGTCATCTCTTAAAACTCTCATTTTATCTGGTTGCTCAAGACTTAACAAAATGCCAGAGAACCTGAGTGGTATGAAATGTCTGGAGGAGCTCGATGCAAGTGAAACTGCTATAAGAGAATTCCCATCCTCCATTCTACATATGACAAAGCTTAGAAAGTTATCCTTTCATGGATGTAAGGATCTGCCACCTCAATCGTGGGATTTGCTCTTCTGTTGTCCCTTGTTGCCGAAAGAAAGCTCAGGTCCCGTCAGTTTGTTATTGCCTGATTCATTCTCGGGTTTAAGCTCTTTGGTATCATTAAATCTAAGTGACTGCAATCTATTGGATGGAGCAATCCCCAATGATCTTAGTTCTCTGTCCTCACTGCAATCGTTAAATCTGAGTGGGAACAAATTTATAAGCTTACCAGATAGCATATGTCAACTTTCCATGCTTAGAGATCTAACCTTAAGAAATTGCAGCAGGCTTCAAGCATTGCCAAACCTTCCCTTGAGTATATTGCATGTTTGGGTTGAAAATTGTACCTCACTGGAGACATATTCAAATCAAATTCATGCGCGTACTACAAGTGAAACTTTAGCAATTATTAATTGCTCTGGATCTGTCACACTTGAAGAGGgcaaaattagaaaaatttgtGTGTCAAATGCACAAACTAATTTATTTGTGCAAAACCTTAAG GCACAAATTTATCAAGACAATATAATATGTGGCTCTTCAATGGGAACTGAAATTCCAATGTGGTTCAAGGAACAGAGTACTAGTCCCTTTGTAATAATCGAGATACAGCCAGATTTGGACTATGGGAGTAAGTGGATGGGATATGCTCTGTTTATTGTTTATGAAGTCCATGAGAATGAGAATATGAATGTTGGGATTTTTAACTACAGTGAGTCTACTCTTGATTTGACGAAAGATATTCACCAGTTTGCTTGTCATTTTGAGACCAATGAAGGTAGTCTAAAAACACCCAAAGTCCTTATTGGTCCTAAAGTCCCCTTTGTTGGGCCAATTGCAATTTGGGGATATATACCACATGCACAATTTTCAGAACTGTCAAATGATTTAGATAAATGGACCTACATTGAGGTTAAAATTGCAAGCATACCAGGCGTGGTTGTTAAAAAGTGTGGGGCACGTCTACTGTACCAGCAAGATGCTTCAGAGTTTGTCGACACTATAGGTCAGTACTCTTTGGGGGATTTGTATGATGATCATTCAGATTATCACGAACTTGCAGATTTTATGACAAGACTTCCTGCAGGTAGCAATGGTGAGGCTGAGGCAGAATGCACTTCAAGTTCCACTAGCCTCTCTAGCCCCATCGCAATGGAGGACCAGCTAGAAAGAGACTTTTATCCATTGCTTTTAAAATGCtttcag GTAACCCATGCACAAAATAAAatgtacaaatatatttttcctaTACGTGCGTCACCCTCATGGTTCATAGCTCATGGTCTTGGGAACTCAATAAGCATGAGTCTACCTCCGAATTTGAATGACGATAAGAGATGGATCGGTTTTGCTCTTTATGCTTCTTTTGCTGTCCACAATGAGCATCAAACTGTTTCCCGTGACTCAAAAGTTTCTCGCAGCTTCTTCTGTCTTTTGTGTACTGAAGATGGTTGTCTTCAATCTTTTATAGTCCTTCCCCTTACTAGGGACATATTTGTCGAGTCACATCGACTTCTGGTACTTCACATACCACGTGTGTTTTTTACCCATAAGTTGAATCAACGAAAGTCAATTAGGGCTCTGTTTGGAGGCTTCAATAATTCAGACCTGAATATCATCAATTCAGATGTGGAGGTTGAAGTTTGTGGAATGCGTATGGTATTCGAGCAAGATTTGGAAGGATTGGTCCAAAGAATATTTGACTGCATATCAAGTAGTCCGGATATCTACCATCAAGGTTATCGCCAAGGTCTTGAGGATCAAGAGAAATGTTTGTCAAGCTATGTTCATGCTCAGGAAGAATCTACCGGGACATTATATGGAAACATGCCACATGACTTTGATTGCTCTTCTTCATCGCAGAG AATGAGTCAATCCATGCGTAAGCAACATGTAGGACAACAGTATTTTGATTCATTGGAAACATACTTGGGTGAGCCAATGGCCAGAAGTGATTTAAGagattcaaatttcaatataatGCAG GAGGGCTTTGATCAAACCCGGGTTCTTAGCAAATGTTTTCCTTGGCATGAAATTCCACATGGGTTTTGCTGTCACAATGGTTCCTCAATGCGAACTAAAGTTCCTCAAAATCTATACAATAATCCAGATTGGATTGGAGTTGCTCTATGTGCGACTTTTACATTCCTGAAGCATCCAACTCTCATCCATGACAATCTGCGTTCGGAAATCTCTCATGGCCTTACTTGTTTAATTGGAAGTGATGTAGGTTGGACCTTAAGACTTCGCAGCAACTTCACTGAGTCTGAATTCAACGAATCGATTTGGTTAAATCAACGGGTATTCATTTGGGTATTGTATATATCGCATGTTTCGATTCTAGATAAACTGAAAAAATTTGGAAGACTGAACACCTTATTTGAAAGTGAGAGCCCTTACCTAATGGTTGAGAAGTGTGGGCATTCTATTGTATGCCAACAAAATGTAGAAGCGTTTGAGCAAATGATAATCCAAGGCTCATTTACGCCTCCAGACATTTCCCAACTCACCCATCATGTTGTACAAGATAACAATGAAAATAATAAGGAGGCATCAACCAGTGGAACTAGATACTCAAGTGAGACCCATCATGTTGTACAAGATGACAATGGAAATAATAACAAGGAGGCATCAACAAGTGGAACTAGTTACTCAAGTGAGAGATTAAAAGCACCCTTTTATCAGGGGGAATCCAGTTCAACTAGCAACCAACCCCATGTAAACGAGCATATAAGCAAATGTTTTAA GACTTAA